atgCAATTCTTTATGATGCCGCATAATAAATAATGCAAGGTTTTTATATCTGGACTGACAATATTTGGTAAGTTttaaaaatgtgaccctgtctgtaaaatacAGCTAAGGATGATATTTGAAGCATCAAAATTTGATTGATTTTAATcattgacatgatcttactcggtcaatattaaatatatcaagataATATttgcacaaatatttttttttacattatgtaggatgattttatgtagaaaacagtaaatcagaaaaaaagtaATGTAGTTGGGTTTtgacaggcagggtcacaaagaTGAAGTGCCGATAAAATCTTTATTTCTGAAATACGTCACTTATCACACACtttttactaaaataaacatttcttaTGCTaggtttgtttataatatatatgttttattttctttctttaataCTCTAATTAAAATGTGTCATTAACATATCTGTCAAACACATGTTTATTTCAAATGCAATTTAATGTTTGTCAGCAACATTTCTAGGACTACAGAATGCTTAAACAAAACatgttaaatatacaaaaatataacaaagttGTGGCTAAAATGCccaaatgtaaaatatattcaTCAATGAAATTTAAAGCATAACCAACCTGACAAAAATGTGACAACTTGATCTTTAAAATTAGGAAAAGTCAAATTGTCTTAATGTAGTTACATTTCTAATGTGCgcattatataaaatatattatttgagATTTTCATTGGATAACTTTGATGCCACATGTGATACCACCAGCAAACAAAACCACTGGCAGAGAGAAGAAACATTTATGCAATTGGATGTATTGTAACTGAGATTTTGCTATAGCAATCTCCTTATGGTTTCCCCTACAGACAAAATCGAAATTTCTATTATGcatacacaaaaaaatgctgtagtaacttactgtagatttaaatttatgttatgtcCTGGcaacagatttttttaagttaaatgaacattaaacattaacaagtttttatcttaaacaaaataaaactataaaataacagcctcatccaaagcattctggaaaccagaaatcctcatcaacctttttctgttttccttcagattttggttcccagaatgctttgcaggAGGCTGTTTTAATCTACAGTaggcaaacagctgccagttacactgtaatttctaaagaaattatttacagtgtacatGTTATGTCTAATATGATTTGTGTAGTCATGATTTATTGTTGTTGATATATCTATTAACATACATGTATTCTTTTCATTTGTTTAGAAAATGCAAGACTCCCTTTATCATATTTTCTGAAGTGACTGAATCCATACCTCCACCATGGTGTATGGACAGGTTTTACACCATAAGAGCAATGAAGAGGATCTGGTTAACATCAATGTTGGAGGTATCCGGCACAAGGTGGAGCGTTGCATTCTGCTCCGGTTCCCAAACACACGTGTGGCTCAGTTACTGCAGTGCTGTAGCATCTCAGCCATCCTGGAGCTCTGCGATGACTACAACCCCACCGAGCAGGAATATTACTTCGACAGGAGCCCACAATTCTTTAACTGTGTCCTCAATTTCTACCGCACTGGACACTTTCATGCTTTGGAGGACCTCTGTGTGTTTTGCTTCATTCAGGAGATGGAATACTGGGGTCTTTGCGTCATGGATCTGGAAGCCTGCTGTCTCGATTGGTTTTTTGAGCGAAAATATAAGAAAGAGAAGAACCTGGAGTCTGCTTGCGCTCCGTCGCCTGAAGAGATCTCGGCTGCCAGCAGTGACCTGACATTTGAGGGCACGTGGTGCTCAGAAACACGCAAGTTTATGTGGCAGACCCTCGAAGATCCCAGTTTCTCCAGATGTTCAAAAGGCTTAGCGGTGTTGTCGGTCGTGATCATTTTGACCTCCATCGTGGCCATGTGTGTCCACAGCATGCCCGAATACAGACACATAACTTATACAGATTTTTCTGTACTAGCCTGCTTAGAGATAATCTGTATTATTTTCTTCACGGTGGAGTTTGCCCTGCGAATGTTCGCTGCTCCTCGTCCTTGGAAGTTTTTGAGAAATCCTTTGAATATCATCGACCTCACTTCTTTCTTGCCCTTCTATGTGATCCTGGCCTTTGAAGGTTTGAATGAGAAAGACAGGGAAAGTCTGGTCAACGTCGAAGAGGTGGTTCAGATTCTCCAGGTAATGAGGGCTTTCAGGGTCCTGAAACTTGCGAGACATTCAGAAGGTGTGAGAGCTTTTGGTGATACCTTGAAAGCTTCCCACCATGAGGTGCATCGTCTTCTTCTTTTCATTGCTGTTGGAATACCGTTCTTCTCAACTTTGATGTACTACATGGAGAAAGACGAAGCTTCATCCACAATGTCCTCCCTTTCTTATTGCTGTTGGTGGGCCATTGTTTCTCTGACAACAGTGGGCTACGGGGATGTATATCCACAGACTTTGGCCGGGAGAATCGTAGCTACCATTTGCATTCTCTGTGGTTTACTTGTTGTTTCTGTACCCATCTCCGCAATCATGGACAACTTTGCCAAgtattttgagaaaaaaatgctaaaaagtGACTTCCACCCTTTACCAGCGGCTTCAAAATGTTAGTTATGATAATGCTGGGCTTAAAGACATGGCTTTGAGGTTTGTAAATCATAGGTGTTTTATCTCATTATTAACATTATCTACAAATGTCTAGGTAATTCCTATTCCTATAAATGCCAAACATGTTGCAACATACACAGTAAATGTGTAACTTACAATAAGCTGTACAACACCTCTAAATAAAAACCTGCAATCAGATGAGATCTCTAAAGGAAGTTTGTGTCAAATTGGAAATGAAATATTACTTTGAGAAAAAGAGACCATGCATTAATCTGCAAGACATGAAACTATAGCTGCGGTTATTCAGGTAAGCTGTCGGTACACCTTATTATTTTACTAAAGCCATGACGGACCAATCAGAGTCAAGTATTTTAAAGATCTGTTTGACCTGGAGCGTCAAATTTCCatctgacatcagaggtattcaggccaatcacaacgtacagattagctggccaatcagggggacagagcttttcaaatcgatgagttttttACAAAATCAGAGCGTTTCAGGAAAGCAAAGTTTTTTGAACCAATAAAAACCTAAATatgttgttttagcaatgaaataagtgcactttaaagccacaatatttACGATTTGTACATAAAATATCCAAAAGCCACTTGCACAGTGTAAAAAATTGTATGCAGTCGTTACCAAGAATTTGTAAATCCAAAGAagttccttttttttttaagtagctCGCCCTTTTATTATTTGCGCTTTGCTCAGTTTCCAGTGTAGAAACGATGGCAAAACGAGTGCACAAATGCTGAAGTGGCGGTTATACAGCATCTAACACCCAGCTGTTGTTCATTACGACAGTATAAAATAATGTgatcaaataaaatattatttcaataTCTTATCCATAAACATGACTAGCGAATTCCACGTGGCGTAAGCTTTGatgcttcccattcacttttaatgggtgacgtcatgtgttgctgaactgaattgtggatttGTCAGCGCCGCGTTAGTGCCATTGCTCGCGGCATAAGTTgaaaatttctcaacttttcaagcggcaacgcatgcgtcagccaatcagatcgccttatgcaaataacctaggcagagccagccaattacgtttatggaagaccggagcatgtgttgcggcaactgtgattggctgttggccacgcttcaggcAAGCCTTCCGTCAATGTACCGCAAGTCTCTGGATGATGAAAACAACATCTCTTATCGTTCCACTCTCTTTGCCTTTGTTATTGTGAAATAGTGACCTCTAGTGTTGaaaatcctacatattgtgcctttaaagggatagttcatccaaaaatgaaaattctgtcatcatttacactctctcatgttgttacaaacccgcatacatttctttgttctgataaacacgaaggaagatattgtgagaccaaactgttcgtggaccccattcacttccataataggaaaaacaaatactatagaagtgaatggggtccaccaacgggttggttacaaacatttctcaaaatatcttcctttgtgttcatcagaacaaagaaatgtacagaattttcctttttgggtgaactacccctttaaaggCAGGTGCATgaattttgaaaaacactttggaaaagggagtcgggccgagtaccaaaacacacttgtaaccaatcagcagtaaggggcgtgtttactaaccaacatcattccctgggttgcgtatgtgtggggcgggtctatcaaaagaaggtccagattctattggggtaggtgcgtgtttgtttaggtgatttcaaatgtcataggtgtgttcgagatcatccggcgctgcgcagaccgatcggcgaggtttgccgcttgcagtcgagggaggaactgaagacggagccgtcaagccggacacctgctgcttgccgtagtgacgtgtgcgccgtgtttccttgtttttaatcgcaaatgaagtgaataagatgctgaatttgataaaaacaaaccttttaataaaaaagttgcaaccagaaacattttatatcgaatattttaattgctgcttatactgtatacccgaaaataacgggaaacaagcctatattattaaaataccaatagagtttgttattttcatttttattttattacacgacacaatGAAACATACttaagcatattaaagtgtttttcctgttttaaaacatgaatttataatgtttataagtggaactaaaggttggattaaacttgaagcacacgtgatcgttgtcatcagtgaggcgaccaatcacgtaaagctgttacgtcatcacaacttcgtgcagccgctctggagaagctgcaccggctgagctagccggctactctcgaaacgctctcgccgtacttaaaaaccatatgacacagtcacgtgcctgcagcgccagctgaagtcggacaaaattactaaccggaatgcactgcttcaagtcagccaccgatcggtctgcgcagcgccgcatgaagtcgaacacacctattggctttcagagatcatgcatcCCGCCTTTAAATAGAGTCAACCCAAtggactcaatttgtttaatgCTTTTGCCATTACCAGATTTTGTCTATGACCTGGTATAGTTTTCTGACAAATACACTTTATTGTCAAATGATGTTTGTTTCCAAAGAAATAAATTCAGGCAGCTCATtgaaaaaatgacaaaatactTTTGTTTTCTTCAGAAAAGTTTAATAGGAGTTCTATATACAACAATTGATCATACTTAATATTCAATTATTCAAAGAGGCAGATTGATCAAATCTGAAAATAGGCAAAATACTGAAGCAAAACTAAGACAGCAGAGGGAGGAACCTTTCATATAATCCTCATCTGCCCCCCAAAAAACCAACAGTTATATTTATAGAGATATGAATATgacttaataaataataaataaaaaggcaaATGAATCATACAAATACCAAACTATTTATaaattttggcaaaacaacTAACAGCAATGAAACATCAAATCATACATTCAATTTTTTTACGATCCTGCATGCTGTCATATCTTTATAAAATAATCTTGagaaagtttaaattaaaacatggGTTAGAGCAAAAGATTCAAATTAGGcatatattcatttattcatttatcaatatatgtattttttatatatatataaataatgtatATTTGGCATTAGATTCATCTTCATTATTGATATATTTAGTGATTCAAAACAAGTTTGAAGCCAAACCTTTCTTTAAAAAACCTCATTGTTATAGCCTATTTCATACTTTATGAGAGGTCTCGCTTATTCAAACCATGTAACTTTAGATGTgtgtgaaacaaaaacaaaaatcccTCCCCTTAACAAATAAATCATGAGACCAAActacaatttttttctttcttttcggAGGTAAACCTTTGAGAGGAAAAACTTATTGGAAAACTGCCTGGAATCTCGACATACGCTGTCCAAGACTTTGAGTATTCAAAGCATCTGTTCAAATAAGCGATCAATATTTTCACAAACAGTTTACCAGCAAagcaaaaatgtcaaattttctATGATTGTTTAATGAAATCCTTCAGGTTATTGCTGAACAGGCAGCGAAACATTAGTCTGTACTGAGCGTCTATACAGCCGAAACCTCACTAAGCTGCCTACAATACTACTACTCATGTTTTCTGTGCAGAGAAGCCTGGAATAGgatgaaaaatatcaaatgaaggGGGGGTAGGGAACAATTGGTTAAATGATTTCTGCggttattttataattataagcAAAAGAAAATGGTACTGTTTAGAAAGCGGATACACTACTGACCATAATGTTcttgtgtatgtatatatatatatattatgtgtgtgtgtgtgtatacatgtGTTGATTGTCCTGGTTAAACCAGCCCGTGCCTTTATGAACCCAACATAACTCTTTGACAAATTAAGCACCAGTTTTAACCTCTCAAACGTCTCATTTCTGTATTTTAAACACATTGTTTCACATTTTCAGTTTGAGTAAAGAGATCAGCATTGTTCATAGAACAATAGCCGTCGTTGCATCGTGGAGGATCTGACCCTCGAAGATGAGAATCGGAAACTAGCGAAACCTATTAAAGGGCTTCCCTGCAGTGCAGTTAAATTAAACCGAGAACTTAAAGTGAGATTTTATAATATttcacaaaaaactttttttttttaaagtgaaatacTGTCAGGGCATGTGGTGAGTAAAGAAATTGTGTTACTGTTTATTTAGGGTTAGCTACCCTGTTTAAAAGACTAGCATTGCTGGTATAACTAGCGTAACcctacatttattcatttagcattTGATCTTTTGTCAAAGGACTTCATCAACTAGCTTCATCAGGGTTAACCGATCTTTTAGTCAGGGATTAGCATAGCTAATAGTACCAAAACAGCATAAACCAGCCTTAAAGATCATGCTTGACTTTTCAGCAGGGTTGCAAAAtcaatgagcaaaatattctgtAGTAGTTTATGTGAATAAGTCTTTCTTCGGGAATTCAGAAAGTCAGACTAGAGCTGCTGCATAGTAAAAAAGCAGGACAGATCGCTCTCTTTGCCTCAAACTGACCACAGAGAGACTCAATGTTAGTGTCCTGCCATTGATACCACACATCAAGAGGTAATAACACCTTGC
The nucleotide sequence above comes from Paramisgurnus dabryanus chromosome 12, PD_genome_1.1, whole genome shotgun sequence. Encoded proteins:
- the kcns3b gene encoding potassium voltage-gated channel subfamily S member 3b translates to MVYGQVLHHKSNEEDLVNINVGGIRHKVERCILLRFPNTRVAQLLQCCSISAILELCDDYNPTEQEYYFDRSPQFFNCVLNFYRTGHFHALEDLCVFCFIQEMEYWGLCVMDLEACCLDWFFERKYKKEKNLESACAPSPEEISAASSDLTFEGTWCSETRKFMWQTLEDPSFSRCSKGLAVLSVVIILTSIVAMCVHSMPEYRHITYTDFSVLACLEIICIIFFTVEFALRMFAAPRPWKFLRNPLNIIDLTSFLPFYVILAFEGLNEKDRESLVNVEEVVQILQVMRAFRVLKLARHSEGVRAFGDTLKASHHEVHRLLLFIAVGIPFFSTLMYYMEKDEASSTMSSLSYCCWWAIVSLTTVGYGDVYPQTLAGRIVATICILCGLLVVSVPISAIMDNFAKYFEKKMLKSDFHPLPAASKC